A region of Streptomyces sp. TG1A-60 DNA encodes the following proteins:
- a CDS encoding HAD-IA family hydrolase has product MTVETETLRELITPVRFVLWDLDGPICRLFFGHPSHQVAVDLVRQIERRGLGGKLTERERRDPDPLAVLRGLGRRHPSSDLIADLEEWLTQQELVAAPKAFPTPYADPLIRTWSNRARFAVTTNNSALAATRYLDTRGLTGCFPYVYGRTRNLDLMKPHPHTLRQALSAMGADPSLTLMIGDTPTDFEAAEQAGVPFLGYARRQEKRDALKAAHVPPHRIVSSMKPVLDVVKKRD; this is encoded by the coding sequence GTGACGGTAGAGACAGAGACCCTGCGAGAACTGATCACCCCTGTCCGTTTCGTGCTCTGGGACCTCGACGGGCCGATCTGCCGGCTGTTCTTCGGGCATCCGTCGCATCAAGTGGCGGTGGACCTGGTGCGACAGATCGAGAGACGCGGGCTGGGCGGGAAGCTCACCGAGCGGGAGCGCCGCGATCCCGACCCGCTCGCCGTGCTGCGCGGCCTCGGCCGCCGACACCCCAGCAGCGACCTGATAGCCGACCTTGAGGAATGGCTCACCCAACAGGAGCTCGTGGCCGCACCGAAGGCGTTCCCCACCCCGTACGCCGACCCGCTCATCAGGACGTGGTCGAACCGGGCCCGCTTCGCCGTCACGACCAACAACTCGGCGCTCGCCGCCACGCGCTACCTCGACACCCGAGGCCTCACCGGTTGCTTCCCGTACGTCTACGGCCGCACACGGAACCTGGACCTGATGAAGCCGCATCCGCACACCCTGCGCCAGGCCCTGAGCGCGATGGGCGCCGACCCCTCGCTCACGCTGATGATCGGCGACACCCCGACGGACTTCGAGGCGGCCGAGCAGGCGGGCGTCCCGTTCCTGGGCTACGCCCGTCGGCAGGAGAAGCGCGACGCGCTGAAGGCGGCGCACGTTCCGCCCCACCGCATCGTGAGTTCCATGAAGCCGGTGCTGGACGTGGTGAAGAAGCGGGACTGA